One genomic region from Nymphaea colorata isolate Beijing-Zhang1983 chromosome 12, ASM883128v2, whole genome shotgun sequence encodes:
- the LOC116265892 gene encoding xyloglucan endotransglucosylase/hydrolase protein 31-like, giving the protein MAVPFAFLLLIVLELMSSSMLINGQRVPPTGYYPTSLLPSSTFYQSFRTLWGPQHQYISPDQSSVTLWLDRSTGSGFKSINAYRSGYFGAAIKLHPGYTAGVITSFYLSNADQYPGQHDEVDIEFLGTIPGEPYTLQTNVYIHGTEEKGIGREVKFHLWFDPTADFHNYAILWNPREIVFFVDDIPIRIYTRKSPNTFPLRPMWVYASIWDASAWATDNGKYKADYRYQPFVAKYTRFIMRGCPAYSSQYCQSVPAAPGGTFRLTLMQRLALHWAQRYYMVYDYCKDSSRNRSLYPECWMISNSASIRS; this is encoded by the exons atggcaGTGCCTTTTGCTTTCCTTCTGCTGATTGTGTTGGAGTTGATGAGCAGCAGCATGCTTATTAATGGACAGAGAGTACCACCTACGGGCTACTACCCGACCTCCCTCCTCCCTTCCTCCACCTTCTACCAGTCCTTTAGAACCCTCTGGGGCCCTCAGCACCAGTATATTTCTCCTGATCAATCATCTGTCACTCTTTGGCTTGACAGATCAACAG GAAGCGGGTTCAAGTCCATAAATGCATATAGATCGGGCTATTTCGGAGCAGCTATCAAACTCCATCCTGGCTACACAGCAGGAGTGATCACTTCATTCTAT CTTTCTAATGCGGATCAGTACCCTGGACAACACGATGAAGTGGATATTGAGTTCTTAGGCACCATTCCCGGCGAGCCTTACACGCTGCAGACCAATGTTTACATCCATGGAACTGAAGAAAAGGGGATTGGGAGGGAGGTGAAGTTTCATCTGTGGTTTGATCCTACTGCTGACTTCCACAACTACGCCATTCTCTGGAACCCAAGAGAGATAGT ATTCTTCGTAGATGATATCCCCATTAGAATATATACAAGAAAGTCCCCAAACACCTTCCCTTTGAGGCCAATGTGGGTCTATGCTTCAATATGGGATGCATCAGCTTGGGCTACGGACAATGGAAAATACAAGGCTGATTACAGGTATCAACCCTTTGTGGCCAAGTACACCAGGTTCATCATGAGAGGCTGCCCGGCTTATTCGTCTCAGTACTGCCAGTCAGTGCCGGCCGCACCCGGCGGCACCTTCAGGCTGACCCTCATGCAGAGGCTGGCTCTGCACTGGGCTCAGAGGTACTACATGGTCTATGACTACTGCAAGGACTCGTCCAGGAACCGTTCCCTCTACCCTGAGTGTTGGATGATCTCCAACAGTGCCTCAATCAGGTCTTGA